The genome window GACGACGAGGCACTGCTTTCCGTCGAGGTGACCCGCGGCGACTTCAACACCGCACTGGCGAGCGTCGAACCGTCCGCGATGCGCGAGTTCGTCGCCGAAGCACCCGAAATCTCGTTCGAGGACGTTGGCGGACTGAACGAGGCCAAGCGAACGCTCATCGAGGCCGTCGAGTGGCCGCTCTCGTACTCCAACCTGTTCGAGGCGACGAGGACGGAACCGCCGAGCGGCGTCCTGCTCTACGGCCCGCCGGGTACCGGAAAGACGCTTCTCGCCCGTGCACTCGCCGGTGAGAGCGACGTGAACTTCGTCTCCGTCGCCGGGCCGGAACTGCTCGACAGGTACGTCGGCGAGAGCGAGAAATCGGTTCGCGAGGTGTTCGACAGGGCGAGACAGGCCTCCCCAGCGATCGTGTTCTTCGACGAGATCGACGCGCTCGCGAGCCAGCGCGACGACTCACACGAGGTCACCGAACGCGTCGTCTCCCAACTGCTGACCGAACTGGACGGGTTGACCGAAAACCCGAACCTCGTCGTCCTCGCGGCGACGAACCGCCGCGAGGCCATCGACCCCGCGCTGTTGCGTCCCGGGCGACTCGAATCCCACATCGAGATTCCGGGGCCGGACGAGGAGGCCCGTCGCAAGATTCTGTCGGTGCACGCGGGGGACAAACCGCTCGCGGACGACGTCGACCTCGATGCGCTCGCGGCGGAGTTGGACGGGTTCACCGGTGCGGACATCGAAGCGCTCGTCCGGGGTGCCTCGATGCGGGCCATCCGCGAGGCCGCGGACGAGTGGACGCCCGAAGAGGCGAACGAACGGGCGGACGAAATCGTCATCGAGGAGCGCCACTTCGACATGGCCCGCGAGTTCGTCCAACCGACGCTCGGATAGCCACTTCGACTGGTTTTCTCAGCTGAACAGGTTGTTCGCCACGCTCTTGTGCGTGGCCGAGAGGGACGTGTTCGTGCTCCCGTTGTTGTATCCTTGGTTGCTCGTCAGAACCCAGTAGTCGGACGTTCCCGTCCCGTACACCGGACGCCCCGAGAGGTCGGACAGGACGCACCCCGTCACCGTGATGTGGTCGCTATCGATACCGGTGATGCCGTTGCCATCTACGTCCCGGACGACGAGGCCCAAACTCGCGTTCGTCACCCCGTTTTCGAGGAGCACACCGTTCGTCCCGCCGCCGTCGCCGTCGATGACGCCCGAGACGATGACGTTCTCGACCGAGTCGAGCCTGATTCCTGCCTGCCCTTGGTCGTAGACGGTCGCGTCGAGTCGAACGTCCTTCCCACCGTCGTCGATGTTGATGCCGTGGTTTCCGGGGTCGTCCACCTGTACGTCGAGCGTGGCCGTCTGGAGGGGAACGACGGAAAGCACCCCGTCGCCGCCGATGTCCGCGATTCTGACGTTCATCACGACGTTCTCGACCACCTCGTCGGGCTGTCCGTTCCCCTCGATTCGGATACCCGCGTCGGTGAACGAGGTGACGTTCGCGCGGACGGTCAGGTCCGTGACGGAAACGAGCAGAACTCCGGCCGTTCCGACCCCCATTCCGTCGTAGCTTCCCGAAACGACTACCTCGTCGTACTCGTTGATTCGACAGCCGGTGGCCGCTTGCGCGACGGTGCCGTCGTGCGTTCCGGTGACGCAAACGCTGGCGTTCTCGCCGCCGCCGTCGAGGTTGACCATGTGGTTCGCCGAGTCCGAGACCTGTAGCTTCACATCGACGCTGTTGCACGTCGCGCCGAGGTACACGCCGTCCAACCCGACGCCCGTGACGAGTCCCTTGATGACGACTTCTTCGACGGGATTTCCGGTATTTCCGTCGTCCACGATGGTCACGCCGTGGCCGTAGGTATCGTACACTTGGCAGTCGATCACGGCAGTCTCGATGGCCGCGATCGGATCGGCGTCATACTCGGTGTGAAGTTTGACGCCGTTCGCGTGAATCGGTGAACTGACGGTCCCGCCCCTGATATTGACGTGTTTCGTGAGCGCGGTTCGCGCGCCGACCGCGATGGCGTCGTCGCCTGCCCTGATGTCGGGATTAACCATCAATACGGAGTGCGAATCGAAGACGTGGAAACCGTCGAGACCGCCCGCGTCGTCCGGGTCCGTGATGTCCTCTGGATGGGTTCGCTGGACGTAGTCGCTCGCCAGCACGCCCATCCAACTCGTGGCGCGAATCGAGAAGTTCGTGTTGTCGATGACCGACAGGCTGTCGATGAAGAGGAAGTCGGTGCCGTCGTTCGTGAGGACGACCTCGTCGTGTTTCTCCGCCGGGAAATTCTGTCCCGCCCGATTCCCGTCGATGATACCGCCCTCTATCCAAACGTTCGCGGAGGCGGTGATGTCGAGCATGGTCGCGTTCATTCCGTCGTCCCGGCGAATCGTGTACGGTCGCAAAATCAACCAGAGATCGTCGGCCACGGTCGCCTCGACGGTGTCGGTCAGCGTGATATCGTTACAGAGGACGATGATGCCACCGGACGGAATGGCGGCTTCCAGTTCCGCCCCGGTCGAGACGTACTGAACGCAGTCGGTAGCCGTTGCATCAACCGCCGCAGCCGAAGCGTCCGCGAGCTCCCACTCCTCCCCAGTGCCGTTGTAAATCCGTCCCGTATCCGTCGCACGGAACGCCCCTCGCTCGTATGGCCGGTACTCGAAACGGTTGGCGTCCTCGTCTCGCACCGTCAGCAGTCGGTCTATCGTTTCGACGTTCTCGTTCCACCGTTTTCGAATGTCGTCCGTCGTATTTCCGTTCGGAAATCGGTACAACTCGTGGTTTCGAGTTTCATCTCCCATCGCAGATTTCTTACGCAATATATTGTATTGAACGATTCCCGCGTAGTGAAAGTGTAGCTGTGTCGGATTTCGGTCGCTCGGTGGCTTCGGTCCGTTATACGGTACCGTGAACTCGTCCGACATCATCCATGTTAGCCATCACTCTTACCCGACACCGTGACGGAGAGCCGTGTGCCATGCGCGCACTCATCATCACCGGAAACGGCGTCGAGGACAGCGAGTTCAGCTATCCGTACTACCGACTGCAGGAGGAGGGGATGGACGTGGACGTGGCGACTCCTGACGGTGGGTCCTTCGAGAGCAAGCACGGGCAGGAGTTCGAAGCCGCGGACATCTCCATCAACGACGTCCGGTCCGACCGGTACGACCTGCTCGTCCTCCCCGGCGGGCGCGCACCGGAGAACATCCGACTCGAATCATCGGGAGTGGGTGACATCATCCGCGGGTTCGACGACGAGAACAAACCCATCGCGTCCATCTGCCACGGTGCACAACTGCTCATCACCGCCGACGTCCTCGACGGCCGCGAAGCGACCGGTTACTGGTCGATCCGCGACGACATCGAAAACGCGGGCGCGGCGTTCGTGGACGAGGAGGTCGTCGTGGACGGCAACCTCGTCTGCTCGCGAAACCCCGGCGACCTCCCGGCGTTCATGCGGGAAACGCTCGCGAACATCGACAAACTGACCGACGCACCCGCGTGAAGTCGAGTCGGCACCAGCACGTCACACCAGCACGAGCATATCACGCGCCACACGAGTTGGAAGGGTGACGGCGAACGAAAATCAGGGCTGCCAGCGGATTTCGGTCGCTCGATGGCGGTCGTCGTAGGCCCTCATCCCTCTCCCAAGCAACCAACGGAGATGGAGGTCGTCGTACAGTGTCGAGTGGGTGTAATCCACGAACGTCATCGGGATGACCAGCTTTCCGTTCCGTCGAACTACACTTGCGACGCCGGTGTAGACGTGCTTGTGGCGGTCGTCGTATACCATCGCGCCCATCACCGGTACACGCTGTTGATAGGCCGGAACGGAATGCAGTGCTTCGATGGAGCGCCACGTGAACTCGTAACAGAACATACCTGCGTTCTCCCCGGATTCGAGCGCCTCGTACGTGATCGGTGATTTGAAATATTGCCGCAAATCGACCGTTCCGAAGAGGACGTTGTCCTCGACTGATCCGGCTACGTACCGCGGAATGTCGTAGTACGTGTGCTTGCGGAATCCGGACACGAGTCCTTCGAGTACCGATTTCGGTCGTTTCGGGGACGCTCCCGAGAACTCCTCGATTGCGGATGGGGAGACCTGTGAAAACCGATTTCCGCGGAGTGCCTCGACGGTGAACGGATGGTTCTCCCCGGTTCTGACGCGGTCGAAGAAGGGTTCGAAATCCATGAATTCGAACTCGAAACTTCCCGCCTTCACGTCTTTGAGGTCGGTAACAAGGTTCTCGACTGGGTGGCCGTCGATCTCGAGATCGGCATCCGCCTTTGTCG of Haladaptatus sp. R4 contains these proteins:
- a CDS encoding type 1 glutamine amidotransferase domain-containing protein, with product MLAITLTRHRDGEPCAMRALIITGNGVEDSEFSYPYYRLQEEGMDVDVATPDGGSFESKHGQEFEAADISINDVRSDRYDLLVLPGGRAPENIRLESSGVGDIIRGFDDENKPIASICHGAQLLITADVLDGREATGYWSIRDDIENAGAAFVDEEVVVDGNLVCSRNPGDLPAFMRETLANIDKLTDAPA
- a CDS encoding glycosyl hydrolase family 28 protein; amino-acid sequence: MGDETRNHELYRFPNGNTTDDIRKRWNENVETIDRLLTVRDEDANRFEYRPYERGAFRATDTGRIYNGTGEEWELADASAAAVDATATDCVQYVSTGAELEAAIPSGGIIVLCNDITLTDTVEATVADDLWLILRPYTIRRDDGMNATMLDITASANVWIEGGIIDGNRAGQNFPAEKHDEVVLTNDGTDFLFIDSLSVIDNTNFSIRATSWMGVLASDYVQRTHPEDITDPDDAGGLDGFHVFDSHSVLMVNPDIRAGDDAIAVGARTALTKHVNIRGGTVSSPIHANGVKLHTEYDADPIAAIETAVIDCQVYDTYGHGVTIVDDGNTGNPVEEVVIKGLVTGVGLDGVYLGATCNSVDVKLQVSDSANHMVNLDGGGENASVCVTGTHDGTVAQAATGCRINEYDEVVVSGSYDGMGVGTAGVLLVSVTDLTVRANVTSFTDAGIRIEGNGQPDEVVENVVMNVRIADIGGDGVLSVVPLQTATLDVQVDDPGNHGINIDDGGKDVRLDATVYDQGQAGIRLDSVENVIVSGVIDGDGGGTNGVLLENGVTNASLGLVVRDVDGNGITGIDSDHITVTGCVLSDLSGRPVYGTGTSDYWVLTSNQGYNNGSTNTSLSATHKSVANNLFS